The following proteins are co-located in the Candidatus Protochlamydia naegleriophila genome:
- the traE gene encoding type IV conjugative transfer system protein TraE gives MNALVLEKNIRFLIYQRNVLVAISILVSLSLVMTSTFLFFKSERIVITPPIIEKEFWVDSNGVSPTYLEQMGCFLGNLLLNKSLQSAPLQRAVLLRHTDSSYVGILRQKLIEEEEALKKQNTSYVFFPKEAKVNLQTLEVVLLGDRQAYVAGKQVSSENEGYILHFTYSNSKLLLKSLSSYEGSKSGGV, from the coding sequence CTTATTTATCAACGCAATGTCTTAGTGGCTATCTCAATATTAGTTTCTTTGTCATTAGTCATGACTTCTACTTTTTTATTTTTTAAATCTGAGCGCATAGTCATTACTCCCCCTATTATCGAAAAGGAATTTTGGGTCGATTCGAATGGAGTCTCCCCTACTTATTTAGAGCAAATGGGATGTTTTTTAGGAAATTTGCTACTTAACAAATCTCTACAATCCGCCCCTCTTCAGCGAGCCGTGCTCTTACGTCACACGGATTCAAGCTATGTTGGCATTTTAAGGCAAAAACTCATCGAAGAAGAAGAGGCCCTGAAAAAGCAAAACACGTCTTACGTTTTCTTCCCAAAAGAGGCGAAAGTCAATCTCCAAACGCTAGAAGTTGTTTTATTGGGCGATCGACAAGCGTATGTTGCAGGTAAACAAGTCTCTTCGGAAAATGAGGGATATATCCTTCACTTTACCTATTCCAATTCGAAGCTTCTACTGAAAAGCCTCTCCTCTTATGAGGGCTCAAAAAGTGGTGGTGTCTAA